In one window of Streptomyces roseofulvus DNA:
- a CDS encoding GNAT family N-acetyltransferase: MSAWRVRSVRPGELGEREIEAWRELRAKSGAPANPFMEPEFTLAVGAVRPRARVAVWWEDGEPVGFFPYEKGPLGRGTAIGFGVSDSQGGVFRPGLRPAARAVLRACGLVVWEYDNLEAGQPVFEGAAHESFASPVIDVGEGYAAYEALLRAQSPKFLRTTLAKERKLGRQADGEVRFVFDERDPAALRTLMAWKSAQYRRTGRGDRFAQEWISTLVRRLHEQRTPGCSGVLSVLYAGDRPIAAHFGLRSATVLSCWFPAYDPAYAKYSPGLVLHLRMAEGAAAAGIGTLDLGRGAAEYKDSLKTGDVTVYEGAVARPDPRTALHWLRREPVRAAHAYVRDRPALAARAREALNTVARLRGDR, from the coding sequence GTGAGTGCTTGGCGTGTGCGGAGCGTGCGGCCGGGGGAGCTGGGCGAGCGCGAGATCGAGGCGTGGCGGGAACTGAGGGCCAAGTCGGGCGCCCCCGCCAACCCCTTCATGGAACCGGAGTTCACCCTCGCCGTCGGCGCCGTACGGCCCCGCGCGCGGGTCGCGGTGTGGTGGGAGGACGGCGAACCCGTCGGGTTCTTCCCGTACGAGAAGGGCCCGCTGGGCCGCGGCACCGCCATCGGGTTCGGCGTCTCCGACAGCCAGGGCGGCGTCTTCCGCCCCGGACTCCGGCCCGCCGCCCGGGCCGTGCTCCGCGCCTGCGGCCTCGTCGTCTGGGAGTACGACAACCTGGAGGCCGGCCAGCCCGTCTTCGAGGGCGCCGCCCACGAGTCCTTCGCCTCGCCGGTCATCGACGTCGGCGAGGGGTACGCGGCGTACGAGGCGCTGCTGCGCGCCCAGTCGCCGAAGTTCCTCAGGACCACCCTCGCCAAGGAGCGGAAGCTGGGCCGGCAGGCCGACGGCGAGGTCCGGTTCGTCTTCGACGAGCGCGACCCGGCCGCCCTGCGCACCCTCATGGCGTGGAAGTCCGCCCAGTACCGCAGGACCGGCCGCGGCGACCGCTTCGCCCAGGAGTGGATCAGCACCCTGGTCCGCCGCCTCCACGAGCAGCGCACGCCCGGCTGCTCCGGCGTCCTGTCCGTGCTGTACGCCGGCGACCGCCCGATCGCCGCCCACTTCGGCCTCCGGTCGGCGACCGTCCTGTCCTGCTGGTTCCCCGCCTACGACCCCGCGTACGCCAAGTACTCGCCGGGCCTCGTCCTGCACCTCCGGATGGCCGAGGGCGCGGCGGCGGCCGGCATCGGGACGCTCGACCTCGGGCGGGGCGCCGCCGAGTACAAGGACTCCCTGAAGACCGGGGACGTCACCGTGTACGAGGGCGCCGTCGCCCGCCCCGACCCGCGCACCGCCCTGCACTGGCTGCGCCGCGAGCCCGTCCGCGCGGCCCACGCCTACGTCCGCGACCGCCCGGCCCTGGCCGCCCGCGCCCGCGAAGCCCTGAACACCGTCGCCCGCCTGCGCGGAGACCGCTAG
- a CDS encoding phosphotransferase, with amino-acid sequence MSKRLVGQGRSADVYAVGDDGRWVLRRYRDGGGTAREARLMARLADAGYPVPAVREAAGPDLVLERLRGPSLMDALLAGAYEPETAGVLLAGLLDRLHALPGRVVHLDLHPGNVVLAEDRGPVVIDWRTAEEDAEPGLDRAMSALILAEVAVSAAPHAPGARAGLAALLAASAGPLLLAEARARRAADPHLTAAEVGALGAAEELVRSLTG; translated from the coding sequence GTGAGCAAGAGGCTTGTGGGTCAGGGGCGTTCGGCGGACGTGTACGCGGTCGGCGACGACGGGCGCTGGGTGCTGCGCCGCTACCGGGACGGCGGCGGCACCGCCCGCGAGGCACGGCTGATGGCTCGCCTGGCCGACGCGGGCTATCCGGTCCCGGCGGTACGGGAGGCGGCCGGGCCCGATCTGGTCCTGGAGCGGCTGCGGGGCCCTTCGCTGATGGACGCGCTGCTGGCGGGGGCGTACGAGCCCGAGACGGCCGGGGTGCTGCTGGCCGGCCTGCTGGACCGGCTGCACGCGCTGCCGGGCCGGGTGGTCCACCTGGACCTGCACCCGGGGAACGTGGTGCTGGCCGAGGACCGGGGCCCGGTGGTCATCGACTGGCGCACGGCGGAGGAGGACGCGGAGCCGGGGCTCGACCGCGCGATGTCGGCGCTGATCCTCGCCGAGGTCGCCGTCTCCGCCGCCCCGCACGCCCCCGGCGCCCGGGCGGGACTCGCCGCCCTGCTCGCGGCCTCGGCCGGCCCGCTGCTGCTCGCGGAGGCGCGGGCGCGCCGGGCCGCCGACCCGCACCTGACGGCGGCGGAGGTCGGCGCGCTCGGCGCGGCGGAGGAGCTGGTGCGGTCGCTGACCGGGTGA
- the hutI gene encoding imidazolonepropionase — MTTTLITNIRSLVTNDPALGDGPLGLVEDAALVLDGETVAWAGPAAQAPAADHRVDAGGRAVLPGFVDSHSHLVFAGDRTAEFNARMSGRPYEAGGIRTTVAATRAATDAELSANVARFMREALRQGTTTFETKSGYGLTVEDEARALRIAAEHTDEVTYLGAHIVSPDHADDPAAYVDLVTGPMLDACAPYARWVDVFCEKGAFDGDQARAVLTAGMARGLLPRIHANQLSYGPGVQLAVELDAASADHCTHLTDADVDALASGNTVATLLPGAEFSTRAAWPDARRLLDAGVTVALSTDCNPGSSFTSSVPFCIALAVRDMGMTPDEAVWSATAGGAAALRRTDVGRLAPGTRADLTVLDAPSHVHLAYRPGVPLVAEVWRRGARVV; from the coding sequence ATGACGACGACGCTGATCACGAACATCCGCAGCCTGGTCACCAACGACCCGGCCCTCGGCGACGGCCCCCTCGGCCTCGTCGAGGACGCCGCCCTCGTCCTGGACGGCGAGACGGTCGCCTGGGCGGGCCCGGCGGCGCAGGCCCCGGCCGCCGACCACCGCGTCGACGCCGGGGGCCGCGCCGTCCTCCCCGGCTTCGTCGACTCCCACTCGCACCTCGTCTTCGCCGGCGACCGCACCGCCGAGTTCAACGCCCGCATGTCCGGCCGGCCTTACGAGGCCGGCGGCATCCGCACCACGGTCGCCGCCACCCGTGCCGCCACGGACGCCGAACTCTCCGCCAACGTGGCCCGGTTCATGCGGGAGGCGCTCCGCCAGGGCACCACCACCTTCGAGACCAAGTCGGGCTACGGCCTGACCGTCGAGGACGAGGCCCGCGCCCTGCGCATCGCCGCCGAGCACACCGACGAGGTCACCTACCTCGGCGCCCACATCGTCTCCCCGGACCACGCCGACGACCCCGCGGCCTACGTCGACCTGGTCACCGGCCCGATGCTGGACGCCTGCGCCCCGTACGCCCGCTGGGTCGACGTCTTCTGCGAGAAGGGCGCCTTCGACGGCGACCAGGCCCGTGCGGTCCTCACCGCCGGCATGGCCAGGGGCCTCCTCCCGAGGATCCACGCCAACCAGCTCTCGTACGGCCCCGGCGTGCAGCTCGCGGTGGAGCTGGACGCGGCGAGCGCCGACCACTGCACCCACCTCACGGACGCCGACGTCGACGCGCTGGCCTCCGGGAACACGGTGGCGACGCTGCTGCCGGGCGCGGAGTTCTCGACCCGCGCCGCGTGGCCGGACGCCCGCCGCCTCCTCGACGCGGGCGTGACCGTGGCGCTCTCCACGGACTGCAACCCGGGCTCCTCGTTCACCTCCTCGGTCCCCTTCTGCATCGCCCTCGCCGTCCGCGACATGGGCATGACCCCCGACGAGGCCGTCTGGTCCGCGACGGCGGGCGGCGCGGCCGCCCTCCGCCGCACCGACGTCGGCCGCCTGGCGCCCGGCACCCGCGCCGACCTCACGGTCCTCGACGCCCCCTCCCACGTGCACCTCGCCTACCGGCCCGGCGTGCCGCTGGTGGCGGAGGTGTGGCGGAGGGGCGCGCGCGTCGTGTGA
- a CDS encoding formimidoylglutamate deiminase: MPLTTYWLEHAWLGTHAEPGVALDVKDGRIAAVRTGVDTPPPGAVVLRGFTIPGLANAHSHAFHRALRGTVQVGSGTFWTWREVMYGVAQRLTPDGYFALARAVYAEMALAGITAVGEFHYLHHAPGGTPYDDPNAMGEALIAAAREAGIRITLLDTAYLSSGFGAAPEQHQLRFSDGTAEKWAERVGALKDRDGVRVGAAIHSVRAVPADQLSTVARWAEERQAPLHVHLSEQTAENEACQAAHGVTPTRLLADHGVLGPRTTGVHNTHMTDADIALVGSTSTGTCMCPTTERDLADGIGPAVALQKAGSPLSLGSDSHAVIDLLEEARAMELNERLRTHVRGHWTAAALLRAASADGHAALGWADAGALETGALADFTTIALDSVRTAGPVPRLAPETAVFAASAADVRHVVVGGRTVVRDGAHVSVPDTATALTDAISALRS, translated from the coding sequence GTGCCGCTGACGACGTACTGGCTGGAGCACGCCTGGCTCGGCACCCACGCCGAGCCGGGCGTCGCCCTGGACGTGAAGGACGGCCGCATCGCCGCCGTCCGCACCGGCGTGGACACCCCGCCGCCCGGCGCGGTCGTGCTGCGCGGTTTCACGATCCCGGGCCTCGCCAACGCCCACAGCCACGCCTTCCACCGGGCCCTGCGCGGCACCGTCCAGGTCGGCTCCGGCACCTTCTGGACCTGGCGCGAGGTCATGTACGGCGTCGCCCAGCGGCTCACCCCGGACGGCTACTTCGCGCTCGCCCGGGCCGTGTACGCCGAGATGGCGCTGGCCGGCATCACCGCGGTCGGCGAGTTCCACTACCTCCACCACGCCCCCGGCGGCACCCCCTACGACGACCCCAACGCCATGGGCGAGGCCCTGATCGCGGCGGCGCGGGAGGCGGGCATCCGCATCACCCTCCTCGACACCGCCTACCTCTCCTCCGGCTTCGGCGCCGCCCCGGAGCAGCACCAGCTCCGCTTCTCCGACGGCACGGCCGAGAAGTGGGCCGAGCGGGTCGGCGCGCTGAAGGACCGGGACGGCGTACGCGTCGGGGCGGCGATCCACTCCGTCCGGGCGGTCCCCGCCGACCAGCTCTCCACGGTCGCCCGCTGGGCCGAGGAGCGGCAGGCCCCGCTCCACGTCCACCTCTCCGAGCAGACCGCCGAGAACGAGGCGTGCCAGGCCGCCCACGGCGTCACCCCGACCCGGCTCCTCGCCGACCACGGCGTCCTCGGCCCGCGCACCACCGGCGTCCACAACACCCACATGACCGACGCGGACATCGCCCTCGTCGGCTCCACCTCCACCGGCACCTGCATGTGCCCCACCACCGAACGCGACCTCGCCGACGGCATCGGCCCCGCCGTCGCCCTCCAGAAGGCCGGCTCCCCGCTCTCCCTCGGCAGCGACAGCCACGCCGTCATCGACCTCCTGGAGGAGGCGCGCGCCATGGAGCTGAACGAGCGGCTGCGCACCCACGTCCGGGGCCACTGGACCGCCGCCGCGCTGCTCCGCGCCGCCTCCGCCGACGGCCACGCGGCCCTCGGCTGGGCGGACGCCGGCGCCCTGGAGACCGGCGCCCTCGCCGACTTCACGACGATCGCCCTCGACTCGGTCCGCACGGCCGGCCCGGTCCCGCGCCTGGCCCCGGAGACGGCCGTCTTCGCGGCGAGCGCGGCCGACGTCCGGCACGTGGTCGTCGGCGGCCGCACCGTCGTCCGCGACGGCGCCCACGTCTCCGTACCGGACACGGCGACCGCCCTGACGGACGCGATCTCCGCCCTCAGAAGCTGA